From Hydractinia symbiolongicarpus strain clone_291-10 chromosome 12, HSymV2.1, whole genome shotgun sequence, one genomic window encodes:
- the LOC130621509 gene encoding vesicular inhibitory amino acid transporter-like, whose protein sequence is MDHNVGYGVLAPENFSDIFPDEEGNTLLFGQQAATYGSLGNVSDSTNDSYHRWYDYDSMVNRSYQDEQSYHGTAYETETDYGAYSCNQSCCTDTDGATVLPPDRESINYISRTDASATEETFYYLEKNVTGSASTALVGWNIVNLLLSTSLLCFPFAIAMGGYVVLPFIFLICVVTNYTSRILVNMMYEKSTDYHSRRRRVRIRVDYVDLAQDVFNSRKGAWFIQTFQVFEMVAICVLNICVLGRLTHEIVPGVNIHGCTAIAAVLALPTFFIRKLAVIGWMQTIGVFSLAMGLIIVQGYCLGNVSKWSISSVPKHNISALPIAIGIIIYAFGIHGVMPGLEEQMGKRKRFGFVINLTFFLAAGVQCFFGFTNAILYGGKTNQVITVDLQNHFALGVATACFIGISILSHFSLPTFVVLEKLDNAIHQMFPCCPSHGENNFNLFLSVCLRFVVMGFSLGVAVLVPYFAYLMAFVGSTITVIMSLVVPCSFHLKLCRAQLRWWQITIDGFIILFGILCFMFGSYFAFMAIFTEHSQNEGF, encoded by the exons ATGGATCATAACGTGGGTTATGGTGTATTAGCTCCAGAAAATTTCAGTGATATTTTTCCTGACGAAGAGGGTAATACGTTGTTGTTTGGCCAACAAGCAGCTACCTATGGAAGTTTAGGTAACGTAAGTGATTCAACTAATGACAG TTATCACCGATGGTATGATTACGATTCCATGGTGAATAGATCTTACCAGGATGAACAGTCATATCATGGTACAGCTTACGAAACAGAAACTGATTATGGTGCTTATTCATGTAATCAATCTTGCTGCACAGATACTGATG GGGCTACTGTTCTTCCCCCGGATCGAGAGAGCATAAATTACATCTCTCGTACAGATGCTTCTGCCACTGAAGAAACGTTTTATTATTTGGAAAAGAATGTAACAGGAAGTGCATCCACAGCTTTGGTTGGGTGGAATATTGTCAACCTATTGCTAAGTACAAGTCTGCTTTGTTTCCCTTTTGCAATTGCAATGGGTGGCTATGTTGTGTTACCGTTTATTTTTCTCATATGTGTTGTCACAAACTACACCAGCAGAATTTTGGTGAATATGATGTATGAGAAATCAACAGATTATCATAGCAGAAGAAGACGTGTCAGGATCAGAGTTGATTATGTTGATCTTGCACAGGATGTTTTTAATTCACGAAAAGGAGCTTGGTTTATTCAAACCTTTCAAGTGTTCGAAATGGTAGCTATAtgtgttttaaatatttgtgtACTTGGTAGACTGACACATGAGATAGTGCCAGGTGTAAATATTCATGGCTGTACTGCTATTGCTGCAGTACTTGCATTGCCAACTTTTTTTATCCGTAAGCTGGCAGTAATTGGTTGGATGCAAACAATTGGAGTGTTTTCATTGGCTATGGGTTTAATTATAGTTCAAGGTTACTGTCTGGGAAACGTTTCAAAATGGAGTATTTCATCAGTGCCCAAACACAATATTTCAGCATTGCCTATAGCTATTGGAATTATAATCTATGCATTTGGCATTCATGGAGTCATGCCAGGGTTAGAAGAACAAATGGGAAAACGCAAGAGATTTGGATTTGTAATTAACCTCACATTTTTTCTCGCTGCAGGAGTGCaatgtttttttggttttactAATGCTATTTTATATGGTGGGAAGACAAATCAAGTGATCACGGTTGATCTACAAAATCATTTTGCACTTGGTGTGGCTACAGCCTGTTTCATAGGAATCTctattttatcacatttttctcTACCAACATTTGTTGTGCTTGAAAAACTTGACAACGCAATTCATCAGATGTTTCCATGTTGTCCATCACatggagaaaataattttaacctttttttatctGTTTGTTTACGGTTTGTTGTTATGGGGTTCTCACTGGGTGTTGCTGTGTTGGTTCCATACTTTGCATATCTAATGGCATTTGTTGGTTCTACAATAACAGTGATTATGTCACTTGTCGTGCCCTGTTCATttcatttaaagctttgtaGAGCACAATTGCGTTGGTGGCAGATAACGATAGAtgggtttattattttatttggaATTCTCTGTTTTATGTTTGGATCATATTTTGCTTTTATGGCTATATTTACTGAGCACAGTCAAAATGAAGGATTTTAG